A region of Drosophila suzukii chromosome 2L, CBGP_Dsuzu_IsoJpt1.0, whole genome shotgun sequence DNA encodes the following proteins:
- the Uxt gene encoding protein UXT — translation MQIKPKTSSETQRMQEQDANQTQITRIEEFINEVLKEDLRQLEKCIGQFNEEIMEYVQLKNTLQTFDTHLPEGYKTQVNIGSNIFMQARVRKMDSILVNVGKDVYLEMSIPEAERFSDTRVKILTKQSDVLREESVKKRAQIKMALIAISERAKLIQDV, via the exons ATGCAAATAAAACCGAAAACCAGCTCAGAAACCCAGCGGATGCAGGA GCAGGATGCAAATCAGACGCAAATCACGCGGATTGAGGAGTTCATCAACGAAGTGCTGAAGGAGGATCTCCGGCAGCTGGAAAAGTGCATCGGCCAGTTCAACGAGGAGATCATGGAGTACGTCCAGCTGAAGAACACCCTCCAGACCTTCGACACCCATTTACCCGAGGGCTACAAGACGCAGGTGAACATCGGCAGCAACATATTCATGCAGGCACGCGTCCGCAAAATGGACAGCATTCTGGTCAATGTGGGCAAAGATGTCTACCTGGAGATGTCCATTCCGGAGGCGGAACGCTTTAGCGACACCCGCGTCAAGATCCTCACCAAGCAATCAGACGTCCTGCGAGAGGAGAGCGTCAAGAAAAGGGCCCAAATCAAAATGGCCCTAATAGCAATAAGCGAAAGAGCCAAACTCATTCAAGATGTTTAG